One segment of bacterium DNA contains the following:
- the pyrH gene encoding UMP kinase encodes MTTTTRTAYRRILLKLSGEALAGGARSGLDPKVLHLVAREVKSVRDDGVDVAIVVGGGNIVRGVQTAEHIGLNRATADYMGLLATVINALALQDAMEREGLETRVQTAVEMRQVAEPYIRRRAIRHLEKGRVVVFAGGTGSPYFTTDTAAALRALEIEAEAVLLAKNGVDGVYDKDPRDSSDAVRFDTLEYMDVLNRGLKVMDATATSLCMDNDLPIVVFDIAHAGNLRRAVRGEEIGTLVGGSVGDARRDQRR; translated from the coding sequence GTGACCACCACCACCCGCACGGCCTACCGGCGCATTCTCCTCAAGCTGAGCGGGGAGGCGCTCGCCGGCGGCGCCCGGAGCGGATTGGACCCCAAGGTGCTCCACCTGGTCGCCCGCGAGGTGAAGTCGGTGCGGGATGACGGGGTCGACGTGGCGATTGTTGTCGGCGGAGGCAACATCGTCCGCGGCGTGCAGACCGCCGAGCACATCGGCCTGAACCGGGCGACCGCCGATTACATGGGGCTGCTCGCGACCGTCATCAACGCGCTGGCCCTGCAGGACGCGATGGAGCGAGAGGGCCTGGAAACCCGGGTGCAGACGGCGGTGGAGATGCGACAGGTCGCGGAGCCGTACATCCGCCGGCGCGCGATCCGGCACCTTGAGAAGGGCCGTGTGGTGGTCTTTGCGGGCGGAACGGGGAGCCCATACTTTACAACCGATACCGCCGCGGCATTGCGGGCGTTGGAAATCGAGGCCGAGGCGGTCCTGCTCGCCAAGAACGGGGTCGATGGGGTGTACGATAAAGACCCGCGCGACAGCAGCGACGCGGTGCGGTTCGACACGCTTGAGTATATGGACGTCCTGAACCGAGGGCTCAAGGTCATGGACGCGACGGCGACGTCGCTGTGCATGGACAACGATTTGCCGATCGTGGTGTTCGATATCGCCCACGCGGGGAACCTCCGCCGGGCGGTCCGCGGAGAGGAGATCGGCACGCTGGTGGGAGGGAGCGTGGGTGACGCACGGCGTGATCAACGACGCTAA
- the frr gene encoding ribosome recycling factor — protein MTHGVINDAKVHMQKAVDATKREFGGVRTGRATPALLERITVEYYGVPTPVNQVATVTAPDPRLLVVQPWDRNLVKEVERAILKSELGLMPSTDGTVIRLPIPSLTEERRRELVKVVRKHAEEGRISIRNIRRDHKDKLEQLEKGGKVSEDDSRRAVDELQKLTDRFIKEIDQLLSTKEAEIMEV, from the coding sequence GTGACGCACGGCGTGATCAACGACGCTAAGGTACACATGCAGAAGGCCGTTGACGCCACCAAGCGGGAGTTCGGCGGCGTTCGCACCGGTCGGGCCACCCCCGCGCTCCTCGAACGGATCACCGTAGAGTACTACGGCGTCCCCACGCCCGTGAATCAGGTGGCGACCGTGACCGCTCCCGATCCCCGGCTCCTCGTCGTCCAGCCGTGGGACAGGAACCTGGTCAAGGAAGTCGAGCGGGCGATTCTCAAGAGCGAACTCGGTCTCATGCCCTCTACCGACGGGACGGTAATCCGGTTGCCGATCCCGTCGTTGACCGAAGAACGGCGCCGCGAACTGGTCAAGGTCGTGCGCAAGCACGCCGAGGAGGGCCGGATTTCGATCCGCAACATCCGGCGCGATCACAAGGACAAACTGGAGCAACTCGAAAAAGGCGGGAAAGTCTCCGAAGACGACAGCCGTCGGGCGGTGGATGAGTTGCAGAAACTCACCGACCGGTTCATCAAAGAGATCGACCAACTGCTGTCGACGAAGGAAGCGGAGATCATGGAGGTGTAA
- a CDS encoding PASTA domain-containing protein produces MAGSRPPDVVGYTLEDARAALAHAGWMVGEVTETRPPRRTLMDPRRVVRQRVNVDGSVGLVVCGERSDGAVHR; encoded by the coding sequence ATGGCCGGCTCCCGCCCGCCGGACGTCGTGGGGTACACCCTGGAAGACGCCCGGGCGGCCCTCGCGCACGCGGGGTGGATGGTCGGCGAAGTGACCGAGACGCGCCCGCCGCGCCGGACGCTCATGGATCCCCGCCGGGTTGTGCGTCAACGTGTGAACGTCGACGGATCGGTCGGGTTGGTGGTTTGCGGGGAGCGATCCGACGGCGCAGTCCACCGGTGA